The stretch of DNA CTAGCACTTCTTACATTTTCTGTATCTAGAATTAATCTCGAGCTCTTAATTATGTTGCTGAAGCAGGGACTGCAGGAGAAGATAAAGTTAGTTCCAATTGATCTGCAAAATAGGCCAGCATGGTACAAGGAGAAAGTTTACTCTACTAACAAGGTTTGAtgcatttttcttcttcttcttctttttttttcgttatgTTATTTCCTTGACGAATTACGGACGTTAAATTAACATTCTCTTAATTGTCGAAGAAAAATAATTCACAAAAGAACCTCATGATCAACCCACAAGGTCNttttatcttttcggaagctttttcgttaacatttcgttaaattatatacaaaaaacttcagataaccatctatatttatcgaatattcactttagtatcttttaattttaactttgtcactgatttaagaaaaaaaaataataaaattgataacaaaaagagaaaaacgaaaccacaggggggcaaattgatacgttttaaaccacaggggggtttttgaagttttcccttaattttGTCGTCACCACTGACGCATCCACGCCCAAATCCACTGCTCTTCCAGTCTCTTCCATACGATCCGACCCACAGccctccctatatatatatcgcACTGCTCACCCCTTCACCTTCACCCAACTCCATCAacttaaatttctttttattttcttcaattAATTAATCTCAATGGCTGCAGCAGTTAGGTACTAtctgttttttatttaataattttttgatgattCAATTTTGttgattcttttctttctaaatcaatatgattttgattttatattgtATGAAAAATGTGTAATGTTTGTGTTTAAATTTGTATTGTGTAGCTATGCGAAAGAGGTGCTTCCTCCTCCTCTAACCTCTGAATCAGAACCACCTCATCTCTTTGATGGAACCACCAGGTAATTTTGTTATCCTCTAGTTAAAGCCTATTATTTGTAAGgctaattttctcttttttaacttaattgGTTATGCTATGAAGGTTGTACATATCTTATACATGCCCATATGCGCAGCGCACCTGGATTGCGAGGAACTATAAGGTGATTACTTGATCTCTCAGATCATCTTAATTTGAATGTTCTAGCACTTCTTACATATTCTGCATCTAGAATTAATCTCGAGCTCTTAATTATGTTGCTGAAGCAGGGACTGCAGGAGAAGATAAAGTTAGTTCCAATTGATCTGCTAAATAGGCCAGCATGGTACAAGGAGAAAGTTTACTCTACTAACAAGGTTTGAtgcatttttcttcttcttcttctttttttttcgttatgTTATTTCCTTGACGAATTACGGACGTTAAATTAACATTCTCTTAATTGTCGAAGAAAAATAATTCACAAAAGAACCTCATGATCAACCCACAAGGTCTTAACCTTTATGCAGTTGTAAGGAAATGTGCCAATAAAGTGTCAGAacaagaaaaattattaaagcTTTACAAATTGCAAGGTAGATCAATTTGTTCCGGATTGTAACTACTTATCAATGAGTATATATGGAGCTCTAGATCTCTTACAGTTACCTTTGTTGTCTTGAATcaagaattgaaaaaaaaaaaattctggtaATTGTTGTTTTGTGTATCATATACGAAATAATAGATTTTCTCAGGAACAAATCACGTCTAGGCCGATGCATATCATTCCTCTTTTATGTACCGAGTAGAGAAACTTAACGCGCCATCACTTTTGGTTTGCGTATAGCTAACCAGTTTTACTCTTTTCAAACTATATTTCATCGAAAAGAACTCACATTTATCTGAGGAATATGCCTCACTAGTACACTTTTTTTTCGAGCAGGTACCTTCCTTGGAGCACAATAATGAGGTCAAAGGAGAGAGTCTGGATTTGATCAAGTATATCGATAGCCATTTCGAAGGCCCTAAATTGCTCCCTGATGTGAGAGAAATAGTCGAAATGAAGCTCGTGTGTTACCGTTATTTTCCACTTCGTAACTTAATTTTCCAAAACATTTGCAGGATCCTGAAAAGCGGCAATTTGCTGAGGAACTGCTGTCTTATACTGATACATTCAACAAAGAAGTATTCACAGCATCACGCTCTGAGGGAGAAGTCGATGACAAAGTTGGTGAGAGCCTTACTGTAACTGATTTAGGTACTCGCGCAGATCAAAAGAATGAGGTTTGGTGTGTTACATACTGATTTTATATATGTGGCGTTCTTCTTCAGCTCCTGAATGGGACAAAATAGAAGATGCCCTTTCGAAATTCGATGATGGTCCTTTTTTCCTTGGCCAATTTAGCCTGGTAAGCTAATAATTAGTGACTTCTTTGTTTTTCACTCGCTTTCAATTGTTCTCGTGGTTAAAATGGCTGatgtatttgtaatttattctCACTTACATGGATTAACTAAACCAATTTGGATTACGTGAATGGCTAATTTAAGTAAACTCGAGTAATTAGAATGGCTGGTTTGTTTCTGATATGAGATGATTCAACTGATCAATGTTTTCAAGCATGTAGAGAATCAGGAATGTAATTTCTTTCGCCTTATAATTATCGAAAACTTTATCAGTTCTTTTCATGGATTTACGttctgtaattttcttttttttattgcaaatATCAGGTGGATATAGCATACGCTCCGTTTATTGAAAGGTTCCAGCTTTTCCTTGCGGAGGCAAAGAACTATGACATCACCAAAGGCAGGCCAAAGCTAAAATTATGGATTGAGGTAACTCGAAACAAAAAAGTATGAGAATGCAGTGCTTATATATTTGAATTGTGTGAtattcccttctctctctctctctccttttctgtGCTTGAGACAATTAGTTCGAACAACGTCTTATATTTATTTGCACTTGTATCTAGTGGAATCATATTCATCTAATAAGTTTTTTGACATTTTGATGTACTGTAATGttcctttttctcctcctctcaAAAATATCAATTCAATTGTTAGTTCATTATTTTAACTCCAATGTAATGTTGTCTTAGGAGTTGAACAAGATTGATGCCTACACGCAAACGAAACGAGACCCTCAAGAACTACTTGCTCATGCTAAGAAGCTGGGTTTGGTGAGATCCTTGTGCATGGCtaatccttctttttctattttgtgtATCAAAAAATGCACCTAAACTCAGGTTGTGTATTAACATGATGTGGTTGCATTACCTTTTCTTTTGCTCTGGTGTTTATTTTTCTCCAGATTGCGTGaagactcctctctctctttctcagaATACTCTTTGGTTTCTGCAGGTTAATTAGAAGCTAAACTTTACCTTTCTTCTTTCATATCCAGTTTTGCTATCATTAACACCTCCATGAACTCGCAAGCGGAAGCTGCGATCCAAAACTCTTCTTAGTATTTCTGACAAAATCCCGTAATCTTAATTTGGGAAGAAGTGGAAGATGTAAAAAATGGATAATATTTTCTCTCAAATTTTGTTTTCTGATTAGTTATTACCAGATCACTTGCTCTGTGATGAATTCTGTCATGTATATGATCGAAAAATTTTGCTTAATTACTGATTAATCAGTGCTGATGAATGCAGATATCGCGCATATGATTACGAATAAAGCGACAGTCACTGTTAGTCCTTGATTCTGCCCTGATTCGGTCGACTTTACGCGCGGATCAAGCAATAAACAGCAGCTGTTACTTATGCTATATATACTAGTTTCTTCTTGTATTGTCTTATTATACCTTCTTAAACTAGTAATGTAATAAATACTTGGTTTGGATTCCAGTGTGTTGTTGACATTATAAAATGATTCTCTATGTT from Ananas comosus cultivar F153 linkage group 18, ASM154086v1, whole genome shotgun sequence encodes:
- the LOC109724266 gene encoding protein IN2-1 homolog B-like isoform X3; translation: MAAAVSSAKEVLPPPLTSESEPPNLFDGTTRLYISYTCPYAQRTWIARNYKQGLQEKIKLVPIDLQNRPAWYKEKVYSTNKVPSLEHNNEVKGESLDLIKYIDSHFEGPKLLPDDPEKRQFAEELLSYTDTFNKEVFTASRSEGEVDDKVAPEWDKIEDALSKFDDGPFFLGQFSLVDIAYAPFIERFQLFLAEAKNYDITKGRPKLKLWIEELNKIDAYTQTKRDPQELLAHAKKLGLISRI
- the LOC109724266 gene encoding protein IN2-1 homolog B-like isoform X5; translation: MAAAVSSAKEVLPPPLTSESEPPNLFDGTTRLYISYTCPYAQRTWIARNYKGLQEKIKLVPIDLQNRPAWYKEKVYSTNKVPSLEHNNEVKGESLDLIKYIDSHFEGPKLLPDDPEKRQFAEELLSYTDTFNKEVFTASRSEGEVDDKVAPEWDKIEDALSKFDDGPFFLGQFSLVDIAYAPFIERFQLFLAEAKNYDITKGRPKLKLWIEELNKIDAYTQTKRDPQELLAHAKKLGLISRI
- the LOC109724266 gene encoding protein IN2-1 homolog B-like isoform X8, which gives rise to MAAAVSSAKEVLPPPLTSESEPPNLFDGTTRLYISYTCPYAQRTWIARNYKGLQEKIKLVPIDLQNRPAWYKEKVYSTNKVPSLEHNNEVKGESLDLIKYIDSHFEGPKLLPDDPEKRQFAEELLSYTDTFNKEVFTASRSEGEVDDKVAPEWDKIEDALSKFDDGPFFLGQFSLVDIAYAPFIERFQLFLAEAKNYDITKGRPKLKLWIEELNKIDAYTQTKRDPQELLAHAKKLGLIA
- the LOC109724266 gene encoding protein IN2-1 homolog B-like isoform X1; translated protein: MAAAVSYAKEVLPPPLTSESEPPHLFDGTTRLYISYTCPYAQRTWIARNYKQGLQEKIKLVPIDLLNRPAWYKEKVYSTNKVPSLEHNNEVKGESLDLIKYIDSHFEGPKLLPDDPEKRQFAEELLSYTDTFNKEVFTASRSEGEVDDKVAPEWDKIEDALSKFDDGPFFLGQFSLVDIAYAPFIERFQLFLAEAKNYDITKGRPKLKLWIEELNKIDAYTQTKRDPQELLAHAKKLGLISRI
- the LOC109724266 gene encoding protein IN2-1 homolog B-like isoform X4, with protein sequence MAAAVSYAKEVLPPPLTSESEPPHLFDGTTRLYISYTCPYAQRTWIARNYKGLQEKIKLVPIDLLNRPAWYKEKVYSTNKVPSLEHNNEVKGESLDLIKYIDSHFEGPKLLPDDPEKRQFAEELLSYTDTFNKEVFTASRSEGEVDDKVAPEWDKIEDALSKFDDGPFFLGQFSLVDIAYAPFIERFQLFLAEAKNYDITKGRPKLKLWIEELNKIDAYTQTKRDPQELLAHAKKLGLISRI
- the LOC109724266 gene encoding protein IN2-1 homolog B-like isoform X6, which encodes MAAAVSYAKEVLPPPLTSESEPPHLFDGTTRLYISYTCPYAQRTWIARNYKQGLQEKIKLVPIDLLNRPAWYKEKVYSTNKVPSLEHNNEVKGESLDLIKYIDSHFEGPKLLPDDPEKRQFAEELLSYTDTFNKEVFTASRSEGEVDDKVAPEWDKIEDALSKFDDGPFFLGQFSLVDIAYAPFIERFQLFLAEAKNYDITKGRPKLKLWIEELNKIDAYTQTKRDPQELLAHAKKLGLIA
- the LOC109724266 gene encoding protein IN2-1 homolog B-like isoform X7, whose translation is MAAAVSYAKEVLPPPLTSESEPPHLFDGTTRLYISYTCPYAQRTWIARNYKGLQEKIKLVPIDLLNRPAWYKEKVYSTNKVPSLEHNNEVKGESLDLIKYIDSHFEGPKLLPDDPEKRQFAEELLSYTDTFNKEVFTASRSEGEVDDKVAPEWDKIEDALSKFDDGPFFLGQFSLVDIAYAPFIERFQLFLAEAKNYDITKGRPKLKLWIEELNKIDAYTQTKRDPQELLAHAKKLGLIA
- the LOC109724266 gene encoding protein IN2-1 homolog B-like isoform X2, with amino-acid sequence MAAAVSYAKEVLPPPLTSESEPPHLFDGTTRLYISYTCPYAQRTWIARNYKQGLQEKIKLVPIDLLNRPAWYKEKVYSTNKVPSLEHNNEVKGESLDLIKYIDSHFEGPKLLPDDPEKRQFAEELLSYTDTFNKEVFTASRSEGEVDDKVAPEWDKIEDALSKFDDGPFFLGQFSLVDIAYAPFIERFQLFLAEAKNYDITKGRPKLKLWIEELNKIDAYTQTKRDPQELLAHAKKLGLISRI